From a region of the Salvelinus alpinus chromosome 2, SLU_Salpinus.1, whole genome shotgun sequence genome:
- the LOC139568704 gene encoding uncharacterized protein C17orf67 homolog — translation MKKFVAFSLCLVLLTIYTADANPIIKESYAKQLLRTKRQKPGHPDEPMREHLLHMQVLDQRAQETNLEHWLNPHCYPRCDRNYGHPV, via the exons ATGAAGAAGTTTGTGGCATTTTCCCTCTGTCTGGTCCTCTTGACCATCTACACAGCAG ATGCAAACCCAATCATCAAGGAGAGCTATGCTAAGCAACTTCTGCGGACCAAGAGGCAGAAGCCCGGCCACCCCGATGAGCCAATGAGG GAGCACTTGCTCCACATGCAGGTTCTGGATCAGAGGGCCCAGGAGACCAACCTGGAACACTGGCTGAACCCCCACTGCTACCCCCGCTGTGACAGGAACTACGGACACCCTGTCTAA
- the LOC139568705 gene encoding chromobox protein homolog 8-like, whose product MELSAVGERVFAAESIIKRRIRRGRMEYLVKWKGWSPKFSTWEPEENILDSRLFVAFEERERERELFGPKKRGPKPKTFLLKAQAKAKAKSYEFRSDAVRGIRVTYPTPEPVITPRAREGLRAVVPTIFPPSTVNRGESVRVRPPEPVREHRQPVLQRPPGPDGFVIVPKKRGPKPKLRFKDNPFNAPPAAPEPPKRRADEQATYGPLKLAKLGLSGGEERGSEIRGNKLAHRHQEELGGYPHKQIRPVASGSTQQHCVPDRSMLHSHRIGSDSQACRTKECPSNYLSPPKLKHLSKKNVHQPSEELPQRGKPSLIAKIPVSRILGQTDEVTWKPCLNNVEKVLVTDVTTNFLTVTIRESSTDQGFFKDKR is encoded by the exons ATGGAGCTGTCTGCAGTTGGGGAACGGGTTTTCGCAGCCGAATCTATCATCAAACGGCGAATAAGGAGA GGTCGAATGGAATACCTTGTGAAATGGAAGGGCTGGTCACCGAA ATTTAGCACTTGGGAACCGGAGGAAAATATATTGGACTCCCGCCTCTTCGTCGCATTCGAAGAGAG GGAGCGCGAAAGGGAACTATTTGGGCCCAAAAAGAGAGGCCCGAAACCGAAGACATTCCTGCTAAAG GCACAAGCTAAAGCTAAAGCCAAATCGTACGAGTTCAGGAGCGATGCGGTCCGGGGGATACGCGTCACCTACCCGACCCCAGAGCCTGTCATCACCCCCAGAGCCCGAGAGGGGCTGAGGGCCGTAGTCCCCACCATCTTCCCACCCAGCACTGTCAACAGGGGCGAGAGTGTGCGGGTCAGGCCCCCAGAACCGGTCCGAGAGCACCGTCAACCAGTCCTCCAGAGGCCCCCAGGCCCCGATGGCTTTGTGATCGTCCCCAAGAAGAGAGGGCCCAAACCCAAGCTGCGATTTAAGGACAATCCCTTCAACGCTCCTCCCGCCGCCCCAGAGCCCCCCAAGAGGAGGGCAGATGAGCAGGCGACATATGGCCCACTCAAATTGGCCAAGCTGGGCCTGTCCGGTGGTGAAGAGAGGGGGTCTGAGATAAGGGGGAATAAACTAGCCCACAGGCACCAGGAGGAGCTAGGTGGTTATCCCCACAAGCAAATTAGGCCCGTGGCTAGTGGGAGCACACAGCAGCACTGCGTCCCAGACAGGAGCATGTTGCACTCACACAGAATAGGCTCTGACTCCCAGGCCTGCAGGACTAAAGAATGCCCCTCAAACTACTTATCCCCTCCCAAACTAAAGCACCTATCCAAAAAGAATGTGCATCAACCCAGTGAAGAGCTTCCACAGAGGGGGAAGCCTTCACTCATCGCCAAAATCCCTGTGTCGCGGATCCTGGGCCAAACGGACGAGGTGACTTGGAAGCCTTGCTTGAACAACGTGGAGAAGGTTCTGGTGACTGATGTGACCACAAACTTTTTGACAGTGACTATCAGGGAGAGTAGCACAGATCAAGGATTTTTCAAAGATAAAAGATGA